Proteins encoded together in one Solanum lycopersicum chromosome 7, SLM_r2.1 window:
- the LOC101266239 gene encoding uncharacterized protein isoform X2 has translation MSAPTTDAGGGTSEDRRQIHNNNNAENSDGGTTMAMQRKRARRVSFAEMTSVHFFDRDEEYETPPNLSGKAENNSESEEVNLGFDQLVDDPKESWLLNEDREDGDEGNNEDEDEDGDDEMPLPRSFLRPEESPSPGSNFGSATSNDEDNFFGPVSPNFIRPGRLSDSAASDENHDITMDSTAFSMHFRRFVRSDSGIDLKTPTEVSFEEKTPTQTSQRSSMELTIANKPISQSCMPVANFSGVSDSSDMSLIGENSRRYDYGILSPDLEALLAEGQERLHAAVSGDTSVPKSPTSKEMEVGSTMMDLSGNGEQQANAIGSLKMPLEPLCQKVDADDGYKFLSRVVDGESSLRSTVPAPDNNDDRVNQSLKQLSNDFGENNMSVKDASVVENSEALCSNNGERSEFCGLPCDRVSPVVDSVSSSPATQRLIVMGSPSPVKQNSTAVSSPKDLISFLSNEKRGPWTSSASLQKSISKLPFLEDPISFLSNGKRGPWTSSASLQKSISKLERLKASAFSSFGGDKIPHMGVRALEFPKTPPLDSILKKRNLDMGVKRLDAAMTCSEEQISGSTMKEGERKTFTPGGSWSKALSSSEDVIQCEQSFGPEKPEKSLNQLEAGILPMDQLLKPADPSSSSRFSLSGKKNDMVTPNDLRQKISLISRTDSPLVDYSGREEVIAIAQKLVFTPEKSLDSKCTEHQSSPFKESKLDDEHLKSFGPVKKASSISNVTDGPSVTATAGNWYSASTLTEEQSGSPVVEGSKVLRQPERTHSIEAKLPEQTNELGNNEVLRISRDGSSHLSSAILDGNIQCATGFPELEIDPREKNKSSSACAASSSIQNLDSLVVEKTPVKWSSQSPSAKGHHSLAQSNSICFSIDKVMQSPRSNQSIGRPRNSSAHKRSSEELTFGDMEHTNEIIMSHRSPKLQRGVGNYPGTSGNPDDSGKEMHRAHDELRQWKDINSKFMDDADEWISLPKERLTMPAIEMVEDIVTRMQKAKTYDILHSQILTQKASVSNFQEKRAVEAIMLLCQLVHEKAKFHLRRVKKEKLLKSQMSKINHSLHNSVTVSRGIQGDIISSERSSAYEKAPQEVPHNKGTTIKEALKISERKVATLTRSLHSSLKLKGEPKCADTIISVKEHLMRRSCCRFLHQDMQMFVIQNVRKGNGHYDIILNYLDLLVQSLKVTVGPNPSIIISNNLNDLLITKNFPNINACAALRFVLKAEISKKFGARTPAQETQVTSSLLGNSLDVVTEVQKAQTQFRNLADITFSTPTVEKLELQLHFMSFTTGKKVKLTLDVSCLNRGVYPSEVVPSQFAALAVPAKHSDDPLLGEIRDAVKSLRAGYMRIMRLCGCISQVVQA, from the exons ATGTCAGCGCCGACGACTGACGCCGGCGGCGGCACCAGCGAGGACCGCCGGCAaattcacaacaacaacaatgcaGAGAACTCGGACGGCGGTACCACCATGGCGATGCAGAGGAAGCGAGCTCGAAGAGTCAGCTTTGCTGAGATGACTTCTGTACACTTCTTCGACCGTGATGAAGAGTACGAAACTCCTCCTAACCTCTCCGGCAAAGCTGAAAATAACAGTGAAAGTGAAGAGGTGAACCTAGGTTTTGATCAATTGGTGGACGATCCCAAAGAGTCCTGGTTGCTCAACGAGGATAGAGAAGATGGCGACGAAGGAAATAATGAGGATGAAGACGAGGATGGGGATGATGAGATGCCTTTGCCTAGGTCGTTTTTAAGACCTGAAGAATCACCTTCTCCTGGCAGCAATTTCGGTTCTGCTACTTCAAATGATG AAGATAATTTTTTCGGTCCAGTATCTCCCAATTTTATAAGGCCAGGCCGACTATCAGATTCAGCAGCGTCAGACGAAAATCATGATATTACTATGGATTCAACAGCTTTCTCCATGCACTTCCGTAGATTTGTTAGATCAGATTCAGGGATAGACTTGAAGACCCCAACAGAAGTATCATTCGAAGAGAAAACACCGACACAGACCAGTCAGCGTAGTTCCATGGAACTGACAATAGCCAATAAGCCAATTTCTCAATCTTGTATGCCCGTTGCCAATTTTAGTGGCGTTAGTGATTCGAGTGACATGAGTCTGATTGGAGAAAACTCGCGAAGATATGATTATGGGATACTCTCTCCTGATTTAGAAGCTCTTTTAGCTGAAGGCCAAGAGAGATTGCATGCAGCTGTTTCAGGAGATACCAGTGTTCCAAAGTCACCAACAAGCAAGGAAATGGAGGTTGGAAGTACAATGATGGATTTAAGTGGAAATGGAGAACAACAAGCAAATGCAATTGGTAGTCTTAAAATGCCACTTGAACCTTTGTGCCAGAAAGTTGACGCAGATGATGGCTATAAGTTTCTTTCTCGTGTTGTTGATGGTGAATCATCACTTAGATCCACTGTTCCAGCCCCGGATAATAATGACGATAGAGTAAACCAGTCACTGAAGCAGTTAAGTAAT GATTTTGGTGAAAATAATATGTCTGTCAAGGATGCTTCTGTGGTAGAAAACAGTGAAGCCCTATGTAGTAACAATGGTGAGCGTAGTGAATTTTGTGGGCTTCCATGCGATAGGGTATCTCCGGTGGTAGATTCAGTGTCCTCTTCACCAGCTACACAAAGACTAATAGTCATGGGTAGTCCTTCACCTGTCAAACAGAATTCAACGGCAGTGTCTTCCCCAAAAGATCTCATTTCCTTTTTGAGCAATGAAAAGAGAGGACCTTGGACAAGTTCGGCATCCCTCCAGAAGAGCATTTCCAAACTGCCTTTCCTGGAAGATCCCATTTCCTTTTTGAGCAATGGAAAGAGAGGACCTTGGACAAGTTCAGCATCCCTCCAGAAGAGCATTTCCAAACTTGAAAGGCTTAAGGCTTCTGCATTCTCTTCTTTCGGTGGTGACAAAATCCCCCACATGGGCGTTAGAGCTTTAGAATTTCCAAAAACACCTCCTTTGGATTCTATATTGAAGAAAAGGAACCTGGATATGGGAGTGAAACGTCTGGATGCCGCTATGACTTGTTCAGAGGAGCAAATTTCAGGTTCTACTATGAAGGAGGGAGAAAGAAAAACATTCACCCCAGGTGGTAGTTGGAGTAAGGCTCTTTCAAGTAGTGAAGATGTAATTCAATGTGAACAATCTTTTGGTCCAGAAAAGCCCGAGAAATCTCTCAATCAACTCGAAGCTGGTATTCTCCCCATGGATCAACTGTTGAAGCCTGCAGACCCCTCGTCTTCATCAAGGTTTTCTTTGTCAGGGAAGAAAAATGACATGGTTACACCAAATGACCTCAGACAGAAGATATCACTGATTTCTAGAACTGATTCCCCATTGGTTGATTATTCAGGGCGAGAGGAAGTGATTGCCATTGCTCAAAAATTGGTATTTACTCCAGAAAAGTCCTTGGATTCAAAGTGTACTGAACATCAGTCTAGCCCTTTTAAAGAATCAAAGTTGGATGATGAACATCTGAAAAGCTTTGGCCCGGTAAAAAAAGCATCTTCAATTAGTAATGTGACAGATGGACCATCTGTGACTGCAACGGCTGGCAACTGGTATTCTGCATCCACATTAACCGAAGAACAGTCTGGTTCACCAGTTGTCGAAGGAAGCAAAGTGTTAAGGCAACCAGAAAGGACACATAGCATAGAAGCTAAGCTCCCTGAGCAAACTAATGAACTGGGAAACAATGAGGTTTTGAGAATCTCTAGGGATGGAAGCTCTCATCTATCGTCAGCAATATTAGATGGGAATATTCAGTGTGCAACAGGTTTCCCTGAACTTGAAATTGATCCTCGAGAGAAAAATAAGTCTTCTTCTGCTTGCGCTGCTTCTTCCTCTATTCAGAATCTAGATTCtttggtagttgaaaag ACTCCTGTAAAATGGTCTTCACAAAGTCCATCAGCAAAGGGGCATCACTCACTGGCACAATCCAACTCTATATGTTTCTCTATAGATAAAGTGATGCAATCTCCAAGATCCAATCAATCTATTGGCAGACCTAGAAACTCTTCTGCCCATAAAagaagcagtgaagaattgaCATTTGGAGATATGGAACACACAAATGAGATTATCATGTCTCATAGGAGCCCAAAACTCCAGAGAGGGGTTGGTAATTATCCAGGAACTTCGGGAAATCCTGATGATAGTGGAAAAGAAATGCACAGAGCTCATGATGAACTCAGACAGTGGAAAGAT ATTAATTCCAAATTTATGGATGATGCAGATGAGTGGATATCTTTGCCTAAAGAAAGGCTTACTATGCCCGCG ATTGAAATGGTGGAAGACATCGTCACCCGGATGCAGAAGGCAAAGACATACGATATTTTGCACAGTCAAATTCTCACTCAG AAAGCGTCAGTTTCCAATTTTCAGGAGAAAAG AGCTGTTGAAGCAATAATGTTATTATGTCAGCTTGTACATGAGAAAGCAAAGTTCCACTTGAGGCGTGTGAAGAAGGAGAAACTGCTG AAGTCTCAAATGTCAAAGATCAatcattcacttcataattCTGTAACTGTCTCAAGAGGCATCCAGGGTGATATTATTTCTAGTGAGAGGTCATCAGCCTATGAAAAGGCTCCGCAGGAG GTGCCACATAATAAAGGGACCACTATCAAGGAGGCTTTAAAAATTTCAGAaagaaaagttgcaactctgaCTAGATCCTTGCATTCTTCCTTGAAACTTAAGGGAGAACCAAAATGTGCCGATACTATCATTTCTGTTAAGGAACATCTAATGAGGAGATCGTGTTGTAGATTCCTACATCAAGATATGCAG atgtTTGTCATTCAGAATGTGAGGAAAGGGAATGGACATTACGATATCATCCTCAACTATCTTGATTTACTGGTTCAAAG TTTGAAGGTGACTGTTGGTCCAAATCCAAGCATCATCATCTCTAACAATTTGAATGATCTACTAATCACAAAG AATTTCCCAAATATCAATGCTTGTGCTGCATTAAGATTTGTGTTAAAGGCTGAGATCTCAAAGAAATTTGGTGCTAGGACTCCCGCACAAGAAACGCAG GTTACCAGTTCTCTTTTAGGCAACTCGCTTGATGTGGTCACCGAGGTGCAAAAGGCACAAACACAGTTCCGGAACTTGGCTGATATTACCTTTTCCACTCCAACTG
- the LOC101266239 gene encoding uncharacterized protein isoform X1, which yields MSAPTTDAGGGTSEDRRQIHNNNNAENSDGGTTMAMQRKRARRVSFAEMTSVHFFDRDEEYETPPNLSGKAENNSESEEVNLGFDQLVDDPKESWLLNEDREDGDEGNNEDEDEDGDDEMPLPRSFLRPEESPSPGSNFGSATSNDEDNFFGPVSPNFIRPGRLSDSAASDENHDITMDSTAFSMHFRRFVRSDSGIDLKTPTEVSFEEKTPTQTSQRSSMELTIANKPISQSCMPVANFSGVSDSSDMSLIGENSRRYDYGILSPDLEALLAEGQERLHAAVSGDTSVPKSPTSKEMEVGSTMMDLSGNGEQQANAIGSLKMPLEPLCQKVDADDGYKFLSRVVDGESSLRSTVPAPDNNDDRVNQSLKQLSNDFGENNMSVKDASVVENSEALCSNNGERSEFCGLPCDRVSPVVDSVSSSPATQRLIVMGSPSPVKQNSTAVSSPKDLISFLSNEKRGPWTSSASLQKSISKLPFLEDPISFLSNGKRGPWTSSASLQKSISKLERLKASAFSSFGGDKIPHMGVRALEFPKTPPLDSILKKRNLDMGVKRLDAAMTCSEEQISGSTMKEGERKTFTPGGSWSKALSSSEDVIQCEQSFGPEKPEKSLNQLEAGILPMDQLLKPADPSSSSRFSLSGKKNDMVTPNDLRQKISLISRTDSPLVDYSGREEVIAIAQKLVFTPEKSLDSKCTEHQSSPFKESKLDDEHLKSFGPVKKASSISNVTDGPSVTATAGNWYSASTLTEEQSGSPVVEGSKVLRQPERTHSIEAKLPEQTNELGNNEVLRISRDGSSHLSSAILDGNIQCATGFPELEIDPREKNKSSSACAASSSIQNLDSLVVEKTPVKWSSQSPSAKGHHSLAQSNSICFSIDKVMQSPRSNQSIGRPRNSSAHKRSSEELTFGDMEHTNEIIMSHRSPKLQRGVGNYPGTSGNPDDSGKEMHRAHDELRQWKDINSKFMDDADEWISLPKERLTMPAIEMVEDIVTRMQKAKTYDILHSQILTQKASVSNFQEKRAVEAIMLLCQLVHEKAKFHLRRVKKEKLLEKCQLLNSAIQKSQMSKINHSLHNSVTVSRGIQGDIISSERSSAYEKAPQEVPHNKGTTIKEALKISERKVATLTRSLHSSLKLKGEPKCADTIISVKEHLMRRSCCRFLHQDMQMFVIQNVRKGNGHYDIILNYLDLLVQSLKVTVGPNPSIIISNNLNDLLITKNFPNINACAALRFVLKAEISKKFGARTPAQETQVTSSLLGNSLDVVTEVQKAQTQFRNLADITFSTPTVEKLELQLHFMSFTTGKKVKLTLDVSCLNRGVYPSEVVPSQFAALAVPAKHSDDPLLGEIRDAVKSLRAGYMRIMRLCGCISQVVQA from the exons ATGTCAGCGCCGACGACTGACGCCGGCGGCGGCACCAGCGAGGACCGCCGGCAaattcacaacaacaacaatgcaGAGAACTCGGACGGCGGTACCACCATGGCGATGCAGAGGAAGCGAGCTCGAAGAGTCAGCTTTGCTGAGATGACTTCTGTACACTTCTTCGACCGTGATGAAGAGTACGAAACTCCTCCTAACCTCTCCGGCAAAGCTGAAAATAACAGTGAAAGTGAAGAGGTGAACCTAGGTTTTGATCAATTGGTGGACGATCCCAAAGAGTCCTGGTTGCTCAACGAGGATAGAGAAGATGGCGACGAAGGAAATAATGAGGATGAAGACGAGGATGGGGATGATGAGATGCCTTTGCCTAGGTCGTTTTTAAGACCTGAAGAATCACCTTCTCCTGGCAGCAATTTCGGTTCTGCTACTTCAAATGATG AAGATAATTTTTTCGGTCCAGTATCTCCCAATTTTATAAGGCCAGGCCGACTATCAGATTCAGCAGCGTCAGACGAAAATCATGATATTACTATGGATTCAACAGCTTTCTCCATGCACTTCCGTAGATTTGTTAGATCAGATTCAGGGATAGACTTGAAGACCCCAACAGAAGTATCATTCGAAGAGAAAACACCGACACAGACCAGTCAGCGTAGTTCCATGGAACTGACAATAGCCAATAAGCCAATTTCTCAATCTTGTATGCCCGTTGCCAATTTTAGTGGCGTTAGTGATTCGAGTGACATGAGTCTGATTGGAGAAAACTCGCGAAGATATGATTATGGGATACTCTCTCCTGATTTAGAAGCTCTTTTAGCTGAAGGCCAAGAGAGATTGCATGCAGCTGTTTCAGGAGATACCAGTGTTCCAAAGTCACCAACAAGCAAGGAAATGGAGGTTGGAAGTACAATGATGGATTTAAGTGGAAATGGAGAACAACAAGCAAATGCAATTGGTAGTCTTAAAATGCCACTTGAACCTTTGTGCCAGAAAGTTGACGCAGATGATGGCTATAAGTTTCTTTCTCGTGTTGTTGATGGTGAATCATCACTTAGATCCACTGTTCCAGCCCCGGATAATAATGACGATAGAGTAAACCAGTCACTGAAGCAGTTAAGTAAT GATTTTGGTGAAAATAATATGTCTGTCAAGGATGCTTCTGTGGTAGAAAACAGTGAAGCCCTATGTAGTAACAATGGTGAGCGTAGTGAATTTTGTGGGCTTCCATGCGATAGGGTATCTCCGGTGGTAGATTCAGTGTCCTCTTCACCAGCTACACAAAGACTAATAGTCATGGGTAGTCCTTCACCTGTCAAACAGAATTCAACGGCAGTGTCTTCCCCAAAAGATCTCATTTCCTTTTTGAGCAATGAAAAGAGAGGACCTTGGACAAGTTCGGCATCCCTCCAGAAGAGCATTTCCAAACTGCCTTTCCTGGAAGATCCCATTTCCTTTTTGAGCAATGGAAAGAGAGGACCTTGGACAAGTTCAGCATCCCTCCAGAAGAGCATTTCCAAACTTGAAAGGCTTAAGGCTTCTGCATTCTCTTCTTTCGGTGGTGACAAAATCCCCCACATGGGCGTTAGAGCTTTAGAATTTCCAAAAACACCTCCTTTGGATTCTATATTGAAGAAAAGGAACCTGGATATGGGAGTGAAACGTCTGGATGCCGCTATGACTTGTTCAGAGGAGCAAATTTCAGGTTCTACTATGAAGGAGGGAGAAAGAAAAACATTCACCCCAGGTGGTAGTTGGAGTAAGGCTCTTTCAAGTAGTGAAGATGTAATTCAATGTGAACAATCTTTTGGTCCAGAAAAGCCCGAGAAATCTCTCAATCAACTCGAAGCTGGTATTCTCCCCATGGATCAACTGTTGAAGCCTGCAGACCCCTCGTCTTCATCAAGGTTTTCTTTGTCAGGGAAGAAAAATGACATGGTTACACCAAATGACCTCAGACAGAAGATATCACTGATTTCTAGAACTGATTCCCCATTGGTTGATTATTCAGGGCGAGAGGAAGTGATTGCCATTGCTCAAAAATTGGTATTTACTCCAGAAAAGTCCTTGGATTCAAAGTGTACTGAACATCAGTCTAGCCCTTTTAAAGAATCAAAGTTGGATGATGAACATCTGAAAAGCTTTGGCCCGGTAAAAAAAGCATCTTCAATTAGTAATGTGACAGATGGACCATCTGTGACTGCAACGGCTGGCAACTGGTATTCTGCATCCACATTAACCGAAGAACAGTCTGGTTCACCAGTTGTCGAAGGAAGCAAAGTGTTAAGGCAACCAGAAAGGACACATAGCATAGAAGCTAAGCTCCCTGAGCAAACTAATGAACTGGGAAACAATGAGGTTTTGAGAATCTCTAGGGATGGAAGCTCTCATCTATCGTCAGCAATATTAGATGGGAATATTCAGTGTGCAACAGGTTTCCCTGAACTTGAAATTGATCCTCGAGAGAAAAATAAGTCTTCTTCTGCTTGCGCTGCTTCTTCCTCTATTCAGAATCTAGATTCtttggtagttgaaaag ACTCCTGTAAAATGGTCTTCACAAAGTCCATCAGCAAAGGGGCATCACTCACTGGCACAATCCAACTCTATATGTTTCTCTATAGATAAAGTGATGCAATCTCCAAGATCCAATCAATCTATTGGCAGACCTAGAAACTCTTCTGCCCATAAAagaagcagtgaagaattgaCATTTGGAGATATGGAACACACAAATGAGATTATCATGTCTCATAGGAGCCCAAAACTCCAGAGAGGGGTTGGTAATTATCCAGGAACTTCGGGAAATCCTGATGATAGTGGAAAAGAAATGCACAGAGCTCATGATGAACTCAGACAGTGGAAAGAT ATTAATTCCAAATTTATGGATGATGCAGATGAGTGGATATCTTTGCCTAAAGAAAGGCTTACTATGCCCGCG ATTGAAATGGTGGAAGACATCGTCACCCGGATGCAGAAGGCAAAGACATACGATATTTTGCACAGTCAAATTCTCACTCAG AAAGCGTCAGTTTCCAATTTTCAGGAGAAAAG AGCTGTTGAAGCAATAATGTTATTATGTCAGCTTGTACATGAGAAAGCAAAGTTCCACTTGAGGCGTGTGAAGAAGGAGAAACTGCTG GAAAAATGTCAACTCTTGAATTCTGCAATTCAGAAGTCTCAAATGTCAAAGATCAatcattcacttcataattCTGTAACTGTCTCAAGAGGCATCCAGGGTGATATTATTTCTAGTGAGAGGTCATCAGCCTATGAAAAGGCTCCGCAGGAG GTGCCACATAATAAAGGGACCACTATCAAGGAGGCTTTAAAAATTTCAGAaagaaaagttgcaactctgaCTAGATCCTTGCATTCTTCCTTGAAACTTAAGGGAGAACCAAAATGTGCCGATACTATCATTTCTGTTAAGGAACATCTAATGAGGAGATCGTGTTGTAGATTCCTACATCAAGATATGCAG atgtTTGTCATTCAGAATGTGAGGAAAGGGAATGGACATTACGATATCATCCTCAACTATCTTGATTTACTGGTTCAAAG TTTGAAGGTGACTGTTGGTCCAAATCCAAGCATCATCATCTCTAACAATTTGAATGATCTACTAATCACAAAG AATTTCCCAAATATCAATGCTTGTGCTGCATTAAGATTTGTGTTAAAGGCTGAGATCTCAAAGAAATTTGGTGCTAGGACTCCCGCACAAGAAACGCAG GTTACCAGTTCTCTTTTAGGCAACTCGCTTGATGTGGTCACCGAGGTGCAAAAGGCACAAACACAGTTCCGGAACTTGGCTGATATTACCTTTTCCACTCCAACTG